The Medicago truncatula cultivar Jemalong A17 chromosome 4, MtrunA17r5.0-ANR, whole genome shotgun sequence genome includes a region encoding these proteins:
- the LOC120580186 gene encoding uncharacterized protein, with translation MDRELYKILVTNLSRDPSDSMRLLAMWLWLEKVGFRNVIVRIVSSPINLINDIAVESMICLTCLTNNNNTSLIAISSSEANDIPLLQSLMDNEISPRFFIENREQAIKGMEITRREDCMSSFGDIMQQVMLRNLAERMAEHSNFWYGSIGPVDLQFGSFGIAGAIVQQLRNNNGEGGIIPADDRTLFVTFSRGYRVEEWEVQEFFTMAYGDCIEALFMQETSSNEQSLFARIVFYNVSTIDMILRGASKVKFSINGKHVWARKFVPKGANTGGVMLSGETSGSGSRGAI, from the coding sequence ATGGACAGAGAACTGTACAAAATCCTTGTCACTAATCTTTCTCGTGATCCCTCCGACTCCATGCGATTGCTTGCTATGTGGCTGTGGTTGGAAAAAGTTGGTTTTCGTAATGTTATCGTAAGGATTGTGTCTTCGCCTATTAATTTGATCAATGACATTGCCGTTGAATCAATGATTTGTCTCACTTGTCTTACGAACAACAATAACACTTCCCTAATTGCAATATCATCTTCTGAAGCAAATGATATTCCACTGCTTCAAAGCCTGATGGACAACGAAATTTCTCCAAGATTCTTTATTGAGAATCGTGAGCAAGCTATTAAAGGGATGGAGATAACAAGAAGAGAAGATTGTATGAGTTCATTTGGTGACATCATGCAACAGGTGATGTTGAGAAACTTAGCGGAGAGAATGGCAGAGCACAGCAATTTTTGGTATGGTTCAATTGGACCAGTGGATCTGCAGTTCGGTTCGTTTGGGATTGCCGGTGCAATTGTGCAACAACTGAGAAACAACAATGGAGAAGGAGGAATCATACCGGCGGATGATAGGACATTATTTGTGACATTTTCGAGGGGGTATCGTGTTGAAGAATGGGAAGTTCAAGAATTTTTTACTATGGCTTATGGAGATTGCATTGAGGCTTTGTTTATGCAAGAAACTTCATCAAATGAACAATCACTTTTTGCtagaattgttttttataatgttaGTACTATTGATATGATTCTGAGAGGGGCTTCCAAAGTCAAATTTTCAATCAATGGGAAACATGTGTGGGCTCGAAAGTTTGTTCCGAAAGGAGCAAACACTGGTGGGGTTATGCTTTCTGGAGAGACTTCTGGTTCTGGTTCTCGAGGTGCTATATAG
- the LOC25494170 gene encoding uncharacterized protein: MDPPLSSTVPQEDFLMFHQMDRDLYKILVTNLSRDPSESMRLLAMWLWLEKVGFPNVVKNIMSLPIILINEIVDESMICLSCLTNNNNASVIAMSSYEANDIPLLQSLMEKEISLKFFLQNRVEAIRGVEKTRREDCMSALGDIMQQAMMRNIADRMVENNSFLFGSTGPMNLQFGSVGIAGAMVQQQSNNNGGRGGIIPADDRTLFVTFSKGYRVEEWEVKEFFSMAYGDCIETLFMQETQANEQPLFARIVFHKVSTIDMILRGASKVKFSINGKHVWVRKFVPKRANTGRIMIPGETYGFDFGATR; this comes from the coding sequence ATGGATCCTCCACTTTCTTCCACCGTTCCTCAAGAGGATTTTCTTATGTTCCATCAAATGGACAGAGACCTCTACAAAATCCTTGTCACCAACCTTTCTCGTGATCCATCTGAGTCCATGCGATTGCTTGCTATGTGGCTTTGGCTGGAAAAAGTTGGTTTTCCTAACGTTGTGAAAAACATTATGTCTTTGCCTATCATTTTGATCAATGAAATTGTTGATGAATCAATGATATGTCTCAGTTGTCttaccaacaacaacaacgctTCTGTAATTGCAATGTCATCTTATGAAGCAAATGATATTCCACTTCTTCAAAGCCTAATGGAAAAGGAAATCTCGCTGAAATTCTTTCTTCAGAATCGTGTGGAAGCAATTCGAGGGGTGGAGAAAACAAGAAGAGAAGATTGTATGAGTGCATTGGGTGACATCATGCAACAGGCGATGATGAGAAACATAGCGGATAGAATGGTGGAGAACAACAGTTTTTTGTTTGGTTCGACTGGACCAATGAATCTGCAATTTGGTTCGGTTGGGATCGCTGGTGCAATGGTGCAACAACAGAGCAACAACAATGGAGGAAGAGGGGGAATTATACCGGCAGATGATAGGACATTGTTTGTGACATTTTCGAAAGGGTATCGTGTTGAAGAATGGGAAGTTAAAGAATTTTTTAGCATGGCTTATGGAGATTGTATTGAGACTTTGTTTATGCAAGAAACTCAAGCAAATGAGCAACCACTTTTCGCTAGAATTGTTTTTCATAAGGTGAGTACTATTGACATGATTCTGAGAGGGGCTTCTAAAGTCAAATTTTCCATCAATGGGAAACATGTGTGGGTGAGAAAGTTTGTTCCGAAAAGAGCAAACACCGGCAGGATTATGATTCCTGGAGAGACTTATGGTTTTGATTTTGGAGCTACTAGATAA